Proteins encoded together in one Balaenoptera musculus isolate JJ_BM4_2016_0621 chromosome 6, mBalMus1.pri.v3, whole genome shotgun sequence window:
- the EGFL7 gene encoding epidermal growth factor-like protein 7 isoform X4: protein MWGSQELLLLWFLVLAAGGTEHVYRPGTVYRTAYRRSPGPAPARPRYACCPGWKRTSGLPGSCGAAVCQPPCQNGGSCVQPGRCHCPAGWRGDTCQTDVDECRAGGGGCPQRCVNTAGSYWCQCREGHSPSVDGALCLPERGAPRVAPNPATGADGEVKAEVQRLQSRVDVLEQVLARRRCDSPTQAPALATKSPRTPTPPRPALGPAPPPLRPGRPPCPTWGGGSAGPPVRIQPQPSQHSGLVSRARPDPCAPRPALQAWWAHS, encoded by the exons GACCGTCTACAGGACTGCCTACCGCCGCAGCCCTGGGCCGGCCCCCGCCCGGCCTCGCTATGCCTGCTGCCCCGGCTGGAAGAGGACCAGCGGGCTGCCCGGGTCCTGTGGAGCAG cAGTATGCCAGCCACCGTGCCAGAACGGAGGGAGCTGTGTCCAGCCCGGCCGCTGCCACTGCCCTGCAGGATGGCGGGGCGACACCTGCCAGACAG ATGTGGATGAGTGCAGGGCTGGAGGGGGCGGCTGTCCCCAGCGCTGTGTCAATACCGCGGGCAGTTACTGGTGTCAGTGCCGGGAGGGGCACAGCCCATCTGTGGACGGGGCACTCTGCCTGCCCGAGAGAGGGGCCCCCAGGGTGGCCCCGAACCCCGCGACAG GGGCGGACGGTGAGGTGAAGGCGGAAGTGCAGAGGCTTCAGTCCAGGGTGGACGTGCTGGAGCag GTTCTTGCAAGAAGGAGGTGTGACAGTCCGACCCAGGCCCCCGCTCTGGCTACCAAGAGCCCGAGGACACCGACCCCACCccgccctgccctgggccctgccccgcCACCTCTCCGACCAGGAAGGCCCCCCTGCCCCACGTGGGGAGGTGGGAGTGCGGGCCCTCCTGTGCGaatccagccccagcccagccagcaCTCTGGCCTTGTGAGCAGAGCCCGGCCAGACCCCTGCGCCCCCCGGCCGGCTCTGCAGGCCTGGTGGGCCCACAGCTGA